A window of the Thermomicrobiales bacterium genome harbors these coding sequences:
- the glpX gene encoding class II fructose-bisphosphatase, which produces MSDVIDRNLALELARVTESAALASAAWMGKGDKEAADQAAVDAMRYFLGSVEMDGVVVIGEGAKDEAPMLYVGEQVGTGHEPKVDIAVDPIDGTRLLANGMPNAISVVALADRGAMFTCADIAYMQKIAVGRDAADVIDIDLSPTENLERISRALRKRIEDLVVVILDRPRHAELIAEVRQAGSRIKLIPDGDVAGAIMTAIPGTGVDVLMGIGGAPEAVVAAAALTCVGGAIQGRLWIRNDEERAIVERDNIDISRKFATRDLVSGRNIFFSATGITDGELLRGIHLTSTGATTQTLVMRSASGTVRKIDAEHRMEKLDQLRTLRHTGR; this is translated from the coding sequence ATGTCCGATGTCATCGATAGAAACCTGGCTCTCGAGCTTGCTCGGGTGACCGAGTCGGCCGCGCTGGCATCAGCCGCATGGATGGGCAAAGGGGACAAGGAAGCTGCCGATCAAGCGGCGGTCGATGCCATGCGCTACTTCCTCGGCTCAGTCGAGATGGATGGCGTGGTCGTGATCGGCGAGGGCGCCAAAGACGAAGCGCCGATGCTCTACGTCGGCGAGCAGGTTGGCACTGGCCATGAGCCGAAGGTCGATATCGCGGTCGATCCGATCGATGGCACCCGTTTGCTGGCGAACGGAATGCCGAACGCGATCTCGGTGGTCGCGCTTGCTGACCGCGGCGCCATGTTCACGTGTGCCGACATTGCCTACATGCAGAAGATCGCGGTGGGTCGCGACGCGGCTGACGTGATCGATATCGATCTTTCCCCCACGGAGAACCTGGAACGCATTTCTCGCGCACTGCGCAAGCGAATCGAAGATCTCGTGGTCGTCATTCTCGATCGGCCTCGGCATGCCGAGCTCATTGCCGAAGTTCGCCAAGCTGGATCGCGAATCAAGTTGATTCCCGACGGAGACGTCGCTGGCGCAATCATGACGGCGATTCCAGGCACCGGCGTGGACGTTCTCATGGGGATCGGCGGGGCGCCAGAAGCCGTCGTTGCCGCGGCGGCGCTGACCTGTGTGGGTGGAGCTATCCAGGGGCGACTTTGGATTCGCAACGACGAGGAACGAGCCATCGTCGAGCGGGACAACATCGATATCTCCCGCAAGTTCGCAACCCGCGATCTGGTGAGCGGACGGAACATCTTCTTCTCGGCAACCGGCATCACAGACGGGGAACTGCTGCGCGGGATCCACTTGACCAGCACTGGCGCGACAACACAAACCCTGGTCATGCGCTCCGCATCGGGAACGGTGCGCAAGATCGATGCCGAGCACCGGATGGAGAAGCTGGATCAGCTTCGGACGCTTCGCCACACTGGTCGATGA
- a CDS encoding succinate dehydrogenase iron-sulfur subunit — protein MEVTLRIKRYNPEIDDKPVFREYTVEAEKTDRVLDALNKVKWHEDGTLTYRRSCAHGICGSDAMRINGRNRLACKVLMGEVGDRVTIEPLLGFSVIKDLVVDMDSFFAGYKSIKPYLITHDEDPAAERRQSPEDRDRFEDTTKCILCASCTTSCPITWTNKEFVGPAAIVNAHRFIFDSRDQGGRERLRILNQRSGVWRCRTVFNCTDACPRDIEVTKAIEEVKRALLTETY, from the coding sequence GTGGAGGTCACGCTCCGAATCAAACGCTATAACCCCGAGATCGACGACAAGCCGGTCTTTCGGGAATACACCGTCGAAGCGGAAAAAACCGATCGCGTGCTCGACGCGCTCAACAAGGTCAAGTGGCACGAGGATGGCACGCTGACCTATCGGCGCTCATGCGCGCATGGAATCTGCGGTTCTGACGCCATGCGCATCAACGGCCGCAATCGCCTCGCCTGCAAGGTGCTCATGGGCGAGGTCGGCGACCGTGTCACGATCGAACCATTGCTCGGCTTCTCGGTCATCAAGGACCTGGTCGTCGACATGGACAGCTTCTTCGCCGGTTACAAGTCGATCAAGCCGTATCTGATCACGCACGACGAAGATCCTGCTGCCGAACGGCGACAGTCCCCGGAGGACCGGGACCGATTCGAAGACACGACCAAGTGCATTCTGTGCGCGTCGTGCACCACATCGTGCCCCATCACCTGGACCAACAAAGAATTTGTCGGACCGGCGGCAATCGTCAACGCTCATCGGTTCATTTTCGATAGCCGTGACCAGGGCGGGCGCGAACGGTTGCGCATTCTCAACCAACGCTCGGGAGTTTGGCGATGCCGTACCGTCTTCAACTGCACCGATGCTTGCCCGCGTGATATCGAAGTCACCAAGGCGATCGAGGAAGTGAAGCGCGCATTGCTGACCGAGACGTACTGA
- a CDS encoding 2Fe-2S iron-sulfur cluster-binding protein has protein sequence MPVVTVEGFSEPIVTEPGRRLVLAIEDAGIDILHRCGGNARCTTCRVEILSGDPGPMTEPEIARLSRVEDRTPSMRLSCQVQVNDDLSVRVLRRLRDFPDMSDPGPEPIEWPADGPLPPE, from the coding sequence GTGCCTGTCGTTACCGTGGAAGGTTTCTCCGAACCGATCGTCACCGAGCCGGGCCGCCGGCTGGTGCTGGCGATCGAGGATGCGGGAATCGATATCTTGCATCGTTGTGGCGGCAACGCGCGCTGCACGACGTGCCGGGTCGAAATCCTGTCTGGCGACCCAGGACCCATGACCGAACCGGAAATTGCGCGACTATCGCGCGTGGAAGATCGGACACCGTCGATGCGGCTGTCGTGCCAGGTGCAAGTGAACGACGATTTGTCCGTGCGGGTGCTTCGCCGGTTGCGCGACTTTCCCGATATGTCCGATCCGGGACCCGAACCGATCGAATGGCCGGCGGATGGTCCGCTCCCGCCGGAGTAG
- a CDS encoding M20/M25/M40 family metallo-hydrolase: MARSAQLTPVVHGDIGAALYRVAEQFAPRVLALAEELAAVPAPTGDEMRRSDVVRSMMESLPFDQIETDEIGDVVGRMQGLSEQPRLLIAAHLDTVFPIGTPLVISNDQERSYGPGIGDNCLGIAAVLLIPSMLEAAGMRPDVDLLITGNVGEEGLGNLRGMIAVMDAHPEVGAVIAVEGHNLGRVTHIAVGSKRYRVTVEGPGGHSWGDFGKRNAIQAAAGIIGELDQIELPGSPKTTLNIGTIQGGISVNTIAPSCTFLIDLRSVDADALTTLDRRVATILKRKRKEISVHVELLGARPAGQVEPNSRITRIASAILESMGLTPTGDASSTDANIPISRGIPSVCIGLTTGGNVHKEDEYIDREPVARGIYQLLGLSVSVAEELRFGRLT, translated from the coding sequence ATGGCGCGGAGCGCTCAGCTTACTCCGGTGGTGCACGGAGACATCGGAGCCGCGCTCTACCGGGTTGCGGAGCAATTCGCGCCTCGCGTGCTTGCGCTTGCAGAGGAACTTGCCGCAGTTCCAGCGCCGACCGGCGACGAGATGCGCCGCTCCGATGTCGTGCGCAGCATGATGGAGTCGCTGCCGTTCGACCAGATCGAAACCGATGAAATCGGCGATGTTGTTGGCCGGATGCAGGGACTGTCCGAGCAGCCGCGCCTCCTGATTGCGGCCCATCTGGATACGGTCTTTCCGATCGGCACCCCGCTCGTCATCTCGAATGACCAGGAGCGCTCATATGGGCCGGGTATTGGCGACAATTGTCTCGGCATCGCGGCGGTGTTGTTGATACCGTCGATGCTGGAGGCTGCTGGCATGCGGCCCGATGTCGATCTCCTCATCACTGGCAATGTCGGAGAGGAAGGGTTGGGAAATCTGCGCGGCATGATTGCCGTGATGGACGCGCATCCCGAAGTCGGCGCGGTCATAGCAGTCGAAGGCCACAACCTTGGCCGAGTCACGCACATCGCGGTGGGAAGCAAACGGTATCGGGTCACGGTCGAGGGGCCCGGCGGGCACTCCTGGGGCGATTTCGGCAAACGAAATGCCATTCAGGCCGCCGCGGGCATCATTGGGGAACTGGACCAGATCGAACTTCCGGGCTCCCCGAAAACCACGTTGAATATCGGAACGATTCAGGGCGGAATTTCGGTCAACACGATCGCGCCGAGCTGCACCTTCCTGATCGACCTTCGCTCGGTCGATGCCGACGCACTCACGACACTCGATCGGCGAGTCGCCACGATCCTGAAGCGCAAGCGGAAAGAGATCTCGGTCCACGTCGAGCTGCTCGGCGCGCGCCCTGCGGGCCAGGTGGAGCCGAATTCGCGCATCACCCGAATTGCCAGCGCCATTCTCGAATCGATGGGTTTGACCCCAACCGGCGATGCCTCCAGCACTGACGCGAACATCCCGATCAGCCGCGGAATTCCATCGGTGTGCATTGGGCTCACAACTGGCGGAAACGTGCACAAGGAAGACGAGTACATCGATCGGGAGCCCGTCGCGCGCGGGATCTACCAACTGCTCGGGCTCAGTGTTTCGGTGGCGGAAGAGCTCAGGTTCGGCCGGCTGACCTAG
- the sdhA gene encoding succinate dehydrogenase flavoprotein subunit produces the protein MSYHRYDAVIVGAGGAGLMTAIQMAGRANVAVVSKLYPPRSHTGAAQGGVAAALGNTEEDHWEWHMFDTVKGGDYLVDQDAAAILARDAIDAVYELEHMGLPFNRTADGLIDQRRFGGHSRNFGEGPVRRACFSADRTGHMIIQTLYQQGIKHNVTFRDEEFLLDVLFSKDGECCGVVTREMKTGEIHVLHSKAVMIATGGFGRVFKITSNAMAGTGDGIAIPFRRGVPVMDMEFYQFHPTGLYKLGILLSEAARGEGGILRNNEGEAFAARYAPTMKDLAPRDMVSRFIYEEVKAGRGIDGKDYVHLDLSHLPPEVIDAKLPDVTDFARTYLGVEPKKEPVPIQPTAHYAMGGLPTDLDGRVIADANGTVIPGLYAAGESACVSVHGANRLGTNSLVDLIVFGRRGGRSMLEFVHKASLPDMPENPDLFAREQIAEVLARPKGENPADIRSRLQEVMMDKVSVVRNADGMSEALAEVKDLREAYARASVQDKGEVFNTDLTEALELGYMIDLAEAIVVGALAREESRGAHYRTDFEKRDDANWLAHSVITRRGDELELTKKPVTITTFEPKERVY, from the coding sequence ATGAGCTATCACCGATACGATGCGGTGATCGTTGGCGCCGGTGGCGCCGGATTGATGACCGCTATTCAAATGGCGGGACGCGCGAATGTCGCGGTCGTCAGCAAGCTCTATCCTCCCCGATCGCACACCGGAGCCGCCCAGGGCGGGGTTGCCGCTGCGCTCGGCAACACCGAAGAAGACCACTGGGAATGGCACATGTTCGACACCGTGAAAGGTGGCGACTATCTGGTCGACCAGGATGCCGCTGCAATCCTGGCGCGTGACGCCATCGACGCGGTTTATGAACTCGAGCATATGGGTCTGCCGTTCAATCGCACGGCGGACGGGCTGATCGACCAGCGCCGATTCGGCGGTCACTCCCGCAACTTCGGCGAGGGCCCCGTGCGGCGCGCATGCTTCTCGGCCGACCGCACCGGCCACATGATCATCCAGACGCTCTATCAGCAGGGAATCAAGCACAACGTCACCTTCCGGGACGAAGAGTTCCTGCTGGATGTCCTCTTCAGCAAGGATGGCGAGTGCTGTGGCGTCGTGACCCGCGAGATGAAAACCGGCGAGATTCATGTGCTGCATTCGAAAGCGGTCATGATCGCCACTGGCGGGTTCGGGCGCGTCTTCAAGATCACATCCAACGCAATGGCGGGAACCGGCGACGGGATTGCGATCCCGTTCCGGCGTGGCGTGCCGGTCATGGACATGGAGTTCTACCAGTTCCATCCCACCGGACTCTACAAGCTCGGAATCCTCCTGTCGGAAGCGGCGCGTGGTGAAGGTGGCATCTTGCGCAACAACGAGGGCGAAGCCTTCGCGGCACGCTACGCCCCAACCATGAAAGACCTCGCCCCGCGCGATATGGTCTCCCGCTTTATCTATGAGGAGGTCAAGGCGGGTCGCGGGATCGACGGCAAGGACTACGTTCATCTGGACTTGAGCCACCTCCCGCCAGAGGTCATCGACGCCAAGTTGCCAGACGTGACCGATTTCGCGCGCACCTATCTCGGCGTCGAGCCAAAGAAAGAACCGGTGCCGATTCAGCCGACGGCCCACTACGCCATGGGCGGATTGCCGACCGATCTCGATGGGCGCGTCATCGCCGATGCGAACGGCACCGTGATTCCCGGCCTCTATGCCGCCGGTGAGTCTGCCTGCGTCTCGGTGCACGGCGCCAACCGGCTGGGAACGAATTCGCTGGTCGACCTGATCGTTTTCGGACGACGAGGCGGCCGCAGCATGCTCGAGTTCGTGCACAAGGCGTCACTGCCGGACATGCCCGAGAATCCCGATCTCTTTGCCCGGGAGCAGATTGCCGAGGTGCTTGCACGTCCCAAGGGTGAAAACCCGGCCGATATCCGCAGCCGGCTGCAGGAAGTGATGATGGACAAGGTTTCCGTCGTCCGAAACGCGGACGGCATGTCGGAAGCGCTGGCGGAGGTGAAGGACCTGCGCGAGGCGTACGCACGTGCCTCGGTGCAGGACAAAGGTGAGGTATTCAACACCGACCTTACCGAAGCGCTCGAACTGGGCTACATGATCGACCTCGCGGAGGCGATCGTCGTCGGCGCGCTCGCGCGTGAGGAGAGCCGGGGAGCGCACTATCGAACCGACTTCGAGAAGCGCGACGATGCCAACTGGCTTGCGCACAGCGTGATCACCAGGCGCGGTGATGAGCTGGAGCTGACGAAGAAGCCAGTGACCATCACGACATTCGAGCCGAAAGAGCGGGTCTACTAG
- a CDS encoding D-2-hydroxyacid dehydrogenase, producing MMIRFDLPPGVLESFQAEFPSIEFIQAPDAFHAPTPLGDVDAVVTWALSPAEIDAAPNLRWVQWIGAGVDHAPLDALQARGILLTNNRGVHANNIAEHVIGMMIAIARNFPRLVHAQDEQHWSLDDDHFTVRELSGSRALILGAGNIGRALTTKALGMGIEVEVVGRNRRATFIEGVRYHTIDELDAALPNADHVVIGIPLTPETLNLFDARRLALMKRGAVIYNVGRGPILNTDALIEALESGHLGGAGIDVSDPEPLPKGHRLWSAPNVFITGHTSGRTPYYWQRGGRILRANIAHYLAGEPLENLVDYDLGY from the coding sequence ATGATGATCCGCTTCGACCTTCCGCCCGGCGTGCTCGAATCTTTCCAGGCCGAGTTTCCTTCCATCGAATTCATTCAGGCGCCAGACGCGTTTCACGCACCGACACCGCTTGGGGATGTCGACGCCGTCGTTACCTGGGCATTGTCTCCCGCAGAAATCGACGCCGCGCCCAATTTGCGCTGGGTGCAATGGATCGGCGCTGGTGTCGACCATGCCCCGCTCGATGCGCTTCAGGCGCGCGGGATCCTTCTCACGAACAACCGCGGCGTTCACGCCAACAACATCGCCGAGCATGTGATCGGCATGATGATCGCCATCGCGCGCAACTTCCCGCGCCTGGTGCACGCGCAGGACGAGCAGCACTGGTCGCTCGACGATGACCACTTCACGGTGAGGGAGCTGTCGGGCTCGCGCGCGCTCATCCTTGGCGCGGGGAACATTGGTCGGGCGCTCACCACCAAAGCGCTCGGCATGGGGATCGAGGTCGAGGTTGTGGGGCGAAACCGCCGCGCAACGTTCATCGAAGGGGTGCGGTATCACACGATCGATGAGCTCGATGCCGCGCTACCGAATGCCGACCATGTGGTGATTGGCATACCGCTCACCCCCGAGACCCTGAATCTGTTCGACGCCCGACGTCTCGCTCTGATGAAACGTGGGGCAGTCATCTACAACGTCGGGCGCGGCCCGATTTTGAACACCGACGCGCTGATCGAGGCGCTCGAGTCCGGCCATCTCGGTGGCGCCGGAATCGACGTCTCCGATCCTGAACCGTTGCCCAAAGGACATCGCCTCTGGTCGGCCCCGAACGTCTTCATCACGGGTCACACATCCGGGCGGACTCCGTACTATTGGCAACGTGGAGGGCGAATCCTGCGCGCGAACATCGCCCACTATCTTGCGGGAGAACCGCTCGAGAACCTCGTCGACTACGATCTCGGCTACTGA
- a CDS encoding helicase C-terminal domain-containing protein, with translation MTVPAFAFLAEDRASNGLRVATFSSPDSIEIEEIGVGLSLDELRHVLRGLVVIAPEAERIENALVPQGFVAFSPIDFDAFSALFPSTEEIESTGDQFLDRTRFVARKIDWLVGQGGPFLHQLETWALSGRPELHELFATAADLADDEPSTENAPRSGRGGARERSPRGKSTPSDAVPLDKVFGDGGGLAQSIAGYEHRDGQVRMAHSVAETLAHDGVLLVEAGTGIGKSLAYLVPAAQWAQQHGEPVVVSTFTRGLQEQLVTKDVPLASAALQACGGSAVHGVALKGRSNYLCLRRWMSESRSPSSDAAMDSLKIKIAIWLETTVSGDRSELSLTPAEDRAFGTLSATTDNCLQTVCRSSFGNRCFFNRSRLEAQRANIIVMNHALLFASLGEENTVLGSLDKLIIDEAHHIESVATNQYSFAVSGPRVDRALSDYAVLQGTSIVGCCGRAVEALSSTGALHAKPASARKALEVLRGAVTSVERGKHWAERFFRTAAQFVEESDESGQYAVTRRILDSTRDLPNWQLLLETWESLDAVLAEIMQSSRWLIGELGDAAGQDGALEKIEPALLDLSMWRRELEEMQSRLRAVVADPEPGFVYWLAGRRNSPEASVFGAPLEIADLIADELLARSSSTVFASATLRSQGSFHLMRQQLGIKDADELVLPSPFDYRRSTLLYIARDVPDPRHADYLEAVREAIGGLADALGGRTLALFTSHAAIRGVHQRLRDELRPKGISVLAQDIDGSPNQLVERMKRDPRTVVLGVAAFWEGVDVPGDELSGLVVTRLPFDVPTDPLFAARSEQFEHPFQQYSLPRAALKFRQGFGRLIRTASDRGIVAVLDSRIFTKSYGTTFIRALPECTVRHGPVADLGMAARDWLRVDRQGE, from the coding sequence ATGACCGTTCCCGCATTTGCGTTCCTCGCCGAAGACCGCGCCTCGAATGGGCTCAGAGTCGCGACCTTCTCTAGCCCAGACAGCATCGAGATCGAGGAGATTGGCGTCGGTCTCTCGCTCGACGAGCTTCGACACGTGCTCCGAGGGTTGGTTGTCATCGCGCCCGAAGCGGAGCGTATCGAGAATGCACTCGTTCCGCAGGGCTTCGTTGCTTTCTCCCCGATCGACTTTGATGCGTTCTCGGCGCTCTTTCCGTCCACCGAAGAGATCGAATCGACCGGGGATCAGTTCCTCGATCGGACCCGCTTTGTCGCCAGAAAGATCGATTGGCTCGTCGGACAAGGGGGTCCGTTTCTCCACCAGCTGGAGACCTGGGCGCTTTCCGGGCGTCCCGAGCTGCATGAGCTGTTCGCGACAGCTGCCGACTTGGCCGACGACGAACCGTCCACGGAGAACGCGCCGCGATCGGGGCGTGGGGGCGCGAGAGAACGATCGCCGCGCGGCAAGTCGACGCCGAGTGACGCCGTTCCACTCGACAAGGTGTTTGGAGATGGCGGCGGACTCGCTCAGAGCATTGCCGGGTACGAACATCGGGATGGCCAAGTGCGCATGGCGCATTCGGTGGCCGAGACGCTCGCGCACGATGGCGTGCTGCTCGTGGAGGCCGGCACCGGGATCGGGAAGTCGTTGGCCTACCTCGTGCCCGCAGCGCAATGGGCGCAGCAGCATGGCGAACCGGTCGTCGTTTCCACGTTCACGCGCGGGTTGCAGGAGCAACTGGTCACCAAGGACGTGCCGTTGGCCTCCGCGGCGCTGCAGGCGTGCGGCGGATCTGCTGTGCATGGAGTGGCCCTGAAAGGACGCTCCAATTACCTCTGCTTGCGACGCTGGATGAGCGAATCACGCTCGCCGAGCAGTGATGCCGCAATGGACAGCCTCAAGATCAAGATTGCGATTTGGCTCGAAACGACCGTCAGCGGTGATCGATCCGAGCTTTCGCTGACACCTGCCGAAGACCGCGCCTTTGGCACGCTCTCGGCGACCACAGACAACTGTCTGCAGACCGTATGCCGATCGTCCTTTGGGAACCGCTGCTTTTTCAATCGGTCGCGGCTCGAGGCGCAGCGGGCGAACATCATCGTGATGAATCACGCGCTGCTCTTCGCCAGCCTGGGCGAAGAGAACACGGTGCTTGGCTCGCTCGACAAGCTGATCATCGACGAAGCGCACCACATCGAGTCCGTAGCCACCAATCAGTACAGCTTCGCTGTGTCAGGTCCACGAGTCGACCGCGCGTTGAGCGATTACGCCGTTCTGCAAGGCACCTCGATCGTCGGTTGTTGCGGCCGTGCGGTCGAAGCCCTATCGAGCACGGGCGCATTGCACGCGAAACCGGCGAGCGCGCGCAAGGCGCTGGAGGTTCTTCGCGGTGCGGTTACGTCCGTGGAGCGCGGAAAGCACTGGGCCGAGCGCTTCTTCAGGACGGCCGCGCAATTCGTGGAAGAGAGCGACGAGAGTGGCCAGTACGCCGTGACGCGCCGCATTCTCGATTCCACGCGGGACCTCCCGAATTGGCAACTCCTGCTCGAGACATGGGAATCGCTGGATGCCGTCCTGGCGGAGATCATGCAATCCAGCCGTTGGTTGATCGGCGAACTTGGCGATGCCGCGGGTCAGGACGGGGCGCTCGAAAAGATCGAGCCGGCGCTGCTGGACCTCTCGATGTGGCGGCGAGAACTGGAGGAGATGCAATCGCGGTTGCGGGCGGTCGTTGCTGACCCCGAGCCGGGATTCGTCTACTGGCTTGCCGGGAGACGGAACTCTCCGGAGGCGTCGGTTTTCGGAGCTCCGCTCGAGATCGCCGATTTGATCGCCGACGAACTGCTGGCGCGAAGCAGCAGCACGGTCTTTGCCTCAGCGACATTGCGAAGCCAGGGGTCGTTTCACCTGATGCGCCAGCAACTCGGAATCAAGGACGCGGACGAACTGGTGTTGCCTTCGCCGTTCGACTACCGTCGCTCGACATTGCTGTATATCGCACGCGATGTTCCCGACCCGCGTCATGCCGACTACCTCGAAGCGGTCCGGGAAGCGATCGGCGGACTCGCCGATGCACTCGGAGGGCGCACACTGGCGCTGTTCACCTCTCATGCCGCGATCCGCGGGGTACATCAGCGGCTGCGGGATGAATTGCGTCCGAAAGGCATCTCTGTGCTCGCGCAGGACATCGACGGATCGCCGAACCAACTCGTGGAGCGAATGAAGCGCGATCCGCGTACGGTCGTGCTCGGGGTTGCCGCATTTTGGGAGGGTGTCGATGTTCCGGGGGACGAGTTGAGCGGATTGGTCGTCACCCGGCTGCCGTTCGATGTCCCGACCGATCCGCTGTTTGCCGCTCGGAGCGAGCAGTTCGAGCATCCATTCCAGCAGTACTCGCTGCCGAGAGCAGCGCTCAAGTTCCGGCAAGGATTTGGGCGACTGATTCGGACCGCCTCCGATCGTGGAATCGTTGCCGTCCTGGATAGCCGGATCTTCACGAAGAGCTATGGGACCACCTTCATTCGCGCTCTCCCGGAATGCACGGTGCGTCACGGCCCGGTTGCGGATCTCGGCATGGCGGCACGCGATTGGCTTCGTGTCGATCGTCAGGGCGAGTAA
- a CDS encoding deoxyuridine 5'-triphosphate nucleotidohydrolase, whose amino-acid sequence MGAVLSSKEIRALIESDSPLFSDFADLDSQVQANGFDLTLAEVRGFAGAGTIGVDNADRVLPDLEPIEPDEHGFFVLSPGPYHITYAETVSLPKDLMALGRPRSSLTRSGVAIHTAVWDAGYSGRSTSLLVVSNPAGFRVQRGARVAQLVFIQLSTADDVGYQGIYQGENR is encoded by the coding sequence TTGGGAGCGGTTCTTAGCTCGAAGGAGATTCGCGCGCTAATCGAGTCGGATTCGCCGCTCTTCAGCGATTTCGCTGATCTGGATTCCCAGGTTCAGGCGAATGGTTTCGATCTGACGCTGGCGGAAGTGCGCGGGTTTGCAGGCGCCGGTACGATTGGAGTCGACAACGCCGATCGAGTCTTGCCCGACCTCGAACCGATCGAACCCGACGAGCACGGGTTTTTCGTGTTGTCGCCAGGTCCTTATCACATCACCTATGCGGAAACGGTCAGTCTGCCCAAAGACCTGATGGCGCTCGGGCGCCCGCGTTCGAGCCTCACCCGGAGCGGGGTCGCGATCCACACTGCTGTCTGGGACGCCGGGTATTCAGGACGGTCCACGTCACTGCTCGTGGTGTCCAATCCGGCCGGGTTTCGTGTGCAACGTGGGGCGCGCGTGGCGCAACTGGTGTTCATCCAGCTCTCCACCGCAGACGACGTGGGGTATCAGGGCATCTATCAGGGAGAAAATCGTTAG
- the moaA gene encoding GTP 3',8-cyclase MoaA, with product MQTIQIQPRSAVSAPSGSPRGAFDAYGRQMTYLRISLTDRCNFRCVYCMPATGMKFQPREELLTDEELLRLVGLFAQSGFTKLRLTGGEPTIRPHVEDLIREMKAFPGIEEISMTTNGLLLPRMAADLREAGLDRINVSIDTLDPVRFKFMTRGGRLDLVLAGIEEAERVGIGPIKLNTVVVRGQNEQEVIDMAALSIDKPWEVRFLEIMPMEGVGMVYDEGLVTTEETKARLEYHYGALRPVDSNPSDPARLWQLPGARGTIGFISPVSEPFCQFCNRVRLTADGKLRLCLLRNDEIDFREEMRNGASDEALLLRLRAGIWRKPWGHGLAEGDLNIGRGMSQIGG from the coding sequence GTGCAGACAATCCAGATTCAACCCAGGAGCGCAGTTTCCGCGCCATCAGGCTCACCCAGGGGCGCGTTCGACGCCTATGGACGCCAGATGACCTATCTGCGCATCTCGCTGACCGATCGATGCAACTTCCGCTGTGTCTATTGCATGCCGGCAACAGGCATGAAGTTCCAGCCACGGGAAGAGTTGCTGACGGATGAAGAGTTGTTGCGCCTCGTCGGTCTCTTCGCGCAATCCGGTTTCACCAAGCTCCGGCTTACCGGCGGCGAGCCGACGATTCGCCCACACGTCGAAGATCTCATCCGGGAGATGAAGGCGTTCCCCGGCATCGAGGAAATCTCGATGACGACGAACGGTCTGCTCCTCCCGCGCATGGCGGCGGATCTTCGCGAGGCCGGACTCGACCGTATCAATGTCTCGATCGACACGCTCGATCCGGTGCGATTCAAGTTCATGACGCGTGGCGGCAGACTCGATCTGGTGCTCGCTGGCATCGAAGAGGCAGAACGCGTCGGCATCGGACCCATCAAGCTCAACACGGTGGTCGTCCGCGGCCAGAACGAGCAAGAAGTCATCGATATGGCCGCGCTCAGCATCGACAAACCCTGGGAGGTGCGCTTCCTCGAGATCATGCCGATGGAAGGCGTCGGGATGGTCTACGATGAGGGTCTGGTCACGACTGAAGAAACCAAAGCGCGGCTCGAATATCACTATGGAGCGCTGAGACCAGTCGATTCGAACCCATCTGACCCGGCACGGCTCTGGCAATTGCCCGGCGCTCGCGGCACGATTGGATTCATCTCTCCGGTATCGGAGCCGTTCTGCCAGTTCTGCAATCGTGTACGGTTGACCGCGGATGGCAAGCTGCGCCTCTGCCTCTTGCGGAACGATGAGATCGACTTCCGCGAGGAAATGCGCAATGGAGCCTCCGACGAAGCGTTGCTCCTTCGATTGCGCGCGGGTATCTGGCGCAAACCCTGGGGCCACGGTCTGGCAGAAGGGGATCTGAACATTGGTCGAGGAATGTCACAAATCGGCGGATAG